The proteins below are encoded in one region of Rubrobacter aplysinae:
- a CDS encoding GNAT family N-acetyltransferase, with protein MDTGLLDEGFKLRKATPEDNRVIAGLVVEGFVDKFRPVFRGRLDRAADVMERWVALEHSIGGVTSLIVEHETDGGLSAPLASIGVRTGHSDDEALSRKLWGTLREQLGLFPALRSATLLSHPRYNPIKTEAYVERLVVTNDYKRRGLARSLLYEAEALGRGADKSSIGLHVSGINHEALTLYETEGYEEISRQSSWLTGYALGIRDWIYLKKSL; from the coding sequence GTGGACACGGGACTCTTGGACGAGGGCTTCAAACTGCGCAAGGCCACCCCGGAGGACAACCGGGTGATCGCCGGCCTCGTGGTCGAGGGCTTCGTGGATAAGTTCCGGCCCGTCTTCCGCGGCAGGCTGGACCGGGCCGCGGACGTCATGGAGCGTTGGGTGGCCCTGGAACACTCCATCGGCGGGGTGACGTCCCTGATCGTGGAGCACGAGACGGACGGCGGCCTCTCTGCCCCCCTCGCCAGCATCGGCGTGCGCACGGGGCACTCCGACGACGAGGCGCTATCCCGCAAGCTCTGGGGGACGCTCCGCGAGCAGCTCGGGCTCTTCCCGGCGCTGCGCTCGGCGACGTTGCTCTCTCACCCCCGCTACAACCCCATAAAGACGGAGGCCTACGTCGAGCGCCTGGTGGTAACAAACGACTACAAGCGCCGGGGCCTGGCCAGGAGCCTGCTCTACGAGGCCGAGGCCCTGGGACGCGGGGCGGACAAGTCCTCTATAGGGCTGCACGTCAGCGGCATCAACCACGAGGCCCTGACGCTCTACGAGACCGAGGGCTACGAGGAGATATCGCGCCAGAGCTCCTGGCTAACGGGCTACGCCCTGGGCATCAGGGACTGGATATACCTCAAAAAGAGCCTCTAG
- a CDS encoding ABC transporter permease yields the protein MGKVNTLPALIPSPRGAYRVWRRSATIFRKRWITILIPNFVEPLLYLAALGLGLGAFIQEGGIGGQSYTQYIAPGLLAANAMFAASFESTFNTFVKLKVDRVYEAIVSTPVNVEDAIAGEYLWAGTRAVMQGAVFLAVLTALGLIASPWALLIPFVLLLVGIMFSVMGTLFTSLIPTIDLYGYYFTLVITPLFLFSGIFFPIDGFPPPISQIAWFTPLYHAVNACRELATGPSVTILVDLGWIIVFTAVLAFIPIYFMRRRLIS from the coding sequence ATGGGCAAGGTAAATACACTACCCGCGCTCATCCCCTCGCCCCGCGGCGCGTACCGCGTGTGGCGACGGAGTGCCACAATCTTTCGCAAGCGGTGGATCACCATCCTGATCCCGAACTTCGTCGAGCCGCTCTTGTACCTGGCGGCGCTCGGGCTCGGGCTCGGGGCCTTCATTCAGGAGGGCGGCATCGGCGGTCAGAGCTACACGCAGTACATCGCGCCCGGCCTGCTCGCGGCAAACGCGATGTTCGCCGCCTCCTTCGAGAGCACCTTCAACACCTTCGTCAAGCTCAAGGTGGACCGGGTCTACGAGGCGATAGTCTCGACACCGGTAAACGTCGAGGACGCCATCGCCGGGGAGTACCTGTGGGCGGGCACGAGAGCCGTAATGCAGGGGGCGGTGTTTCTGGCCGTGCTCACCGCGCTCGGGCTCATAGCCTCGCCGTGGGCGCTGCTCATACCGTTCGTGCTGCTACTGGTCGGAATCATGTTCAGCGTCATGGGGACGCTTTTTACGAGCCTGATCCCGACGATAGACCTGTACGGCTACTACTTCACCCTCGTCATAACGCCGCTATTCTTGTTCTCGGGGATCTTCTTCCCCATAGACGGCTTCCCCCCGCCCATATCCCAGATCGCCTGGTTCACCCCGCTGTATCACGCGGTAAACGCCTGCCGCGAGCTGGCCACCGGCCCGTCGGTAACGATACTGGTTGACCTGGGCTGGATAATAGTCTTCACCGCCGTGCTCGCGTTCATCCCCATATACTTCATGCGGCGGCGCTTGATCAGCTAG
- a CDS encoding ABC transporter ATP-binding protein, translating to MEARGLKKSYEGFEAVRGVDFEVYEGECFGFLGPNGAGKTSTMKMIYNAAVPSGGELDVVGLDVGREARRVKQRIGVVPQENNPDEDLTVRENLVVYGRYFGLGRKEISNRADEMLEFVQLSEKSGDRVEQLSGGMKRRLLIARSLMNDPDLVVLDEPTTGLDPQARHLVWEKLRELKRRGKTLILTTHYMDEAAQLCDRLVIMEGGRIISSGSPQTLIKENVSPEVVEFRAERGGPDSLDSLAPVIEAEADSVERTADAIYAYTSEPDRLIERVRASGAGVGDTLKRRSSLEDVFLNLTGRGLVD from the coding sequence CTGGAGGCCCGGGGCCTGAAGAAGAGCTACGAGGGCTTCGAGGCGGTAAGAGGCGTGGATTTCGAGGTGTACGAGGGCGAGTGCTTCGGCTTTCTGGGTCCCAACGGCGCGGGCAAGACCTCGACGATGAAGATGATCTACAACGCAGCAGTCCCTTCCGGCGGCGAGCTGGACGTCGTCGGGCTGGACGTGGGCCGCGAGGCCCGGCGGGTCAAGCAACGCATCGGGGTCGTGCCCCAGGAGAACAACCCGGACGAGGACCTTACCGTGCGGGAGAACCTCGTGGTCTACGGCCGGTACTTCGGCCTGGGCCGCAAGGAGATCTCCAACCGCGCCGACGAGATGCTAGAGTTCGTGCAGCTCTCCGAGAAGTCCGGCGACCGCGTCGAGCAGCTCTCCGGCGGCATGAAGCGGCGGCTCCTGATCGCCCGCTCCCTGATGAACGACCCGGACCTCGTGGTGCTGGACGAGCCGACCACCGGCCTCGACCCCCAGGCCCGGCACCTGGTGTGGGAGAAGCTGCGCGAGCTAAAGCGCCGGGGAAAGACCCTGATCCTCACGACCCACTACATGGACGAGGCCGCCCAGCTCTGCGACCGGCTCGTCATCATGGAGGGCGGCCGGATCATCTCCTCCGGCTCGCCACAGACGCTTATAAAGGAGAACGTTAGCCCCGAGGTCGTTGAGTTCCGGGCGGAGAGGGGCGGTCCTGACAGCCTCGATAGCCTCGCCCCCGTAATCGAGGCGGAGGCGGACTCCGTGGAGCGCACCGCAGACGCAATCTACGCCTACACCTCGGAGCCGGACAGGCTCATAGAGCGCGTCCGGGCCTCCGGGGCCGGGGTCGGGGATACCCTGAAGCGCAGGTCGAGCCTCGAGGACGTCTTCCTCAACCTCACGGGCCGGGGACTCGTGGACTGA